One window from the genome of Musa acuminata AAA Group cultivar baxijiao chromosome BXJ1-4, Cavendish_Baxijiao_AAA, whole genome shotgun sequence encodes:
- the LOC135672375 gene encoding probable membrane-associated kinase regulator 2 — protein MIQLSYLLYCSPRSLLGGAGYWRKPRKGSDRFVLIVDSNLWCHCRRCCGVRALFEVASRSSSGGPTLKHAMELFRLLAHGGKHGGGAPSSATRPAATADLCPDNDDGPFFDLDLALPLREDADLHRENRQSSIDADSEDDDGGSHLCDPVLSLYPSDGLFLKGRLLPLEPSSLGVFSASALPKSTKSQVPAFLLKSAARVRAFKLGFHRRSKSASPELNPAASPVTTSTSPKQKHHNDIHVKAKAEEAPPVSLFARENISRSSSSRSSAQIRIDGALPASDEKKLPWDVLQRCLDKLKPLYTRISKRRFSQPLRPVGKGAEADGEDRRRVAESIASSFNGPLKSQDGNTLAGHKVVSRRLRKSRSASAAGKQDDFLMEQQDGIQSAIAHCKRSFNRGTDSPLTRSRSDSGNGRSLESSSSSSSNSSTI, from the coding sequence ATGATACAGCTTAGTTACCTTCTTTACTGTAGTCCGAGGAGTCTTTTAGGTGGTGCAGGCTACTGGCGGAAGCCGAGAAAAGGTTCCGATCGTTTCGTCCTCATCGTTGATTCGAATCTATGGTgccactgccgccgctgctgtGGAGTGAGGGCGCTCTTTGAAGTTGCCTCCCGCTCCTCGTCTGGCGGTCCCACCTTAAAGCACGCCATGGAGCTCTTCAGGCTGCTCGCACATGGTGGTAAACACGGTGGCGGCGCGCCCTCCTCGGCTACTAGGCCTGCCGCCACCGCGGACCTTTGCCCGGACAACGACGACGGACCCTTCTTCGACCTCGACCTCGCCCTGCCACTGCGGGAAGACGCGGACCTCCATCGGGAGAACCGGCAGTCCTCCATCGACGCGGATTCGGAGGACGACGACGGTGGCAGTCACCTCTGCGACCCGGTCCTGTCGCTCTACCCCTCCGACGGCCTCTTCTTAAAGGGTCGCCTCCTCCCGCTCGAGCCGTCTTCCCTGGGGGTCTTCTCCGCCTCCGCGCTGCCCAAGTCGACCAAGTCACAGGTTCCCGCTTTCCTCCTCAAATCCGCCGCCAGAGTTCGCGCCTTTAAGCTGGGCTTTCACAGGAGATCGAAGTCGGCCTCGCCGGAGCTCAACCCCGCCGCCTCCCCCGTTACTACCTCCACCTCGCCGAAGCAAAAGCATCACAACGACATCCACGTCAAAGCCAAAGCGGAGGAGGCGCCGCCGGTGTCGCTCTTCGCCAGAGAAAACATCTCAAGAAGCTCCAGCAGCCGCAGCTCGGCCCAGATTCGCATCGACGGCGCTTTACCTGCGTCGGACGAGAAGAAGCTCCCCTGGGACGTGCTCCAAAGGTGTCTTGACAAGCTTAAGCCGCTTTACACCAGGATCTCGAAGCGCCGGTTCTCCCAGCCGCTGCGGCCTGTCGGGAAGGGCGCAGAGGCGGACGGAGAAGACCGGCGGAGAGTGGCAGAGTCAATTGCGAGCAGCTTTAATGGGCCACTTAAGTCGCAAGACGGGAATACACTGGCGGGGCATAAGGTTGTTAGCCGACGATTGAGGAAGAGCCGGTCGGCTTCGGCTGCCGGGAAGCAGGATGACTTCCTCATGGAGCAGCAGGACGGGATCCAGAGCGCCATCGCTCACTGCAAGCGCTCATTCAACAGAG
- the LOC135672376 gene encoding reticulon-like protein B2: protein MAEHREESLLEKITEKFHGRHSSSVVDSDDEKSSRGPSAPAEAVKAKIYRLFGREKPVHKVLGGGKPADVFLWRNKKVSASTFGAVTAIWVFFELMEYHLITLVCHGLILSLAIIFLWCNATTFISKSRPHVPEVSISEDLALNVVLSLRYVINRGLVALRDIASGRDLKKFLAAAAALWVLSIIANCCSFLVLFYIAFVALYTVPVLYEKYEDRVDAFAEKAEAEFKKHYVVIHVKYLSKIPMGPLKDKKFQ from the exons ATGGCGGAGCACAGGGAGGAATCGTTGCTGGAGAAGATCACGGAGAAGTTCCACGGACGACACTCTTCGTCGGTGGTGGATTCGGACGATGAAAAATCTTCGAGGGGACCGTCTGCCCCCGCCGAGGCCGTCAAGGCCAAGATCTACCGGCTATTCGGCCGCGAGAAGCCGGTCCATAAGGTCTTGGGTGGCGGGAAAC CTGCTGATGTTTTCCTATGGAGGAACAAGAAGGTATCCGCCTCGACGTTTGGTGCGGTGACGGCTATCTGGGTCTTCTTCGAGTTGATGGAGTACCACTTGATCACCCTGGTGTGCCATGGGCTCATCCTCTCTCTGGCCATTATTTTCCTCTGGTGCAATGCGACCACTTTCATCAGCAA GTCGCGGCCACACGTTCCCGAGGTGAGCATTTCTGAGGATCTAGCTCTGAACGTTGTGCTTTCACTTCGATACGTGATCAACCGGGGCTTGGTTGCACTGAGGGACATCGCATCAGGGCGTGACCTGAAGAAGTTTCTTGCT GCTGCTGCTGCATTGTGGGTTCTATCGATCATTGCCAATTGCTGCAGTTTCTTGGTGTTATTTTACATAG CATTTGTCGCACTGTACACGGTTCCTGTTCTGTATGAGAAATACGAGGACAGGGTTGATGCATTTGCAGAGAAGGCAGAGGCAGAGTTCAAGAAGCACTATGTTGTGATTCACGTAAAATACTTGAGCAAGATTCCAATGGGGCCTCTGAAGGATAAAAAGTTCCAATAA